In one window of Myxosarcina sp. GI1 DNA:
- a CDS encoding cupin domain-containing protein: MTINPNGIVREPGRGISFWFDRDLYTFKTVGEDTGQAYALCEVIVAPQGGGTPPHRHSHENESFYVLEGKLEFQLDEQFLVATSGTFLCSPKGQLHRFTNTSVTPAKLLIWVTPAGFEKFIAEVGKATNSQLSAAPSLSPSDLEKILATAPKYGIEIIPPAST; the protein is encoded by the coding sequence ATGACAATTAATCCTAATGGAATAGTACGAGAACCAGGTCGGGGCATTTCTTTCTGGTTCGATCGCGACCTTTATACTTTTAAGACAGTGGGCGAAGATACGGGTCAAGCCTATGCTCTGTGTGAAGTTATCGTCGCACCTCAAGGTGGCGGTACGCCTCCCCACAGGCACAGTCACGAAAATGAATCCTTTTACGTTTTAGAGGGAAAACTAGAATTTCAGCTTGACGAACAATTTCTTGTAGCTACGTCGGGAACCTTCCTCTGCTCACCCAAGGGGCAGTTGCATCGCTTTACCAACACCAGTGTAACTCCTGCAAAACTTTTGATTTGGGTTACGCCAGCAGGATTTGAGAAATTTATTGCTGAAGTCGGCAAAGCAACTAACTCTCAACTCAGTGCTGCACCATCTTTAAGTCCCTCAGATTTGGAAAAAATTCTTGCTACTGCCCCTAAGTATGGGATTGAAATTATTCCTCCAGCTTCTACTTAG
- a CDS encoding DUF1643 domain-containing protein — protein sequence MRCGAVIKGDYRYLLWREWDSESKTVSFIMLNPSRADAEINDPTITRCINFAKSWGYSRLEVVNLFAYRTPKPSLLKQAAEPIGRDNDRYILESVSKSKRVILAWGNYGLWRKQDLYTLDLLKNHNHLYSLGITKRGCPRHPLYLRRTTKPELFHQLVI from the coding sequence ATGCGGTGTGGTGCAGTAATAAAGGGCGATTATCGCTATCTGCTATGGCGTGAATGGGATAGTGAAAGTAAAACCGTTTCTTTCATCATGCTCAACCCCAGTCGTGCGGATGCAGAGATTAACGATCCGACTATCACGCGCTGTATCAACTTTGCTAAATCGTGGGGCTATAGCAGATTAGAAGTAGTCAATCTCTTTGCCTATCGAACACCTAAGCCATCATTGCTCAAGCAAGCAGCAGAACCAATCGGAAGGGACAACGATCGCTATATTTTAGAGAGTGTTTCAAAGAGCAAGCGCGTCATTCTAGCCTGGGGTAATTATGGATTATGGAGAAAACAGGATTTATATACTCTCGATCTACTAAAAAACCATAATCATCTTTATTCTTTAGGTATTACAAAAAGAGGTTGTCCCCGTCATCCTTTGTATCTTCGCAGAACTACTAAACCTGAACTATTCCACCAATTAGTGATTTAA
- a CDS encoding catalase family protein — protein sequence MIQSNLSPTDQKTATDTIIEIDLQVQAEKGPDLRKDHPKSHGLVRGEFIVADGIPKELQVGIFAKPKTYPIWVRFSNASDAEKRGKLKSDLEPDIRAMAIKLMNVDGEKVLDDEEDTQDFLLINHPVFMVKDAEGFANLMKASVGRATEAELKSLEPTFEVLKAITSKQVTNPLLIQYWSTTPYQFGSQEIKFSVKPHQQDTSNSTSHSENFLRKAMVEHLSEDIKDATFDFLVQFYVNEEKTPIEDPMQEWQEADSPFVKLATVRIPAQKFDFEERKRLDEGLSFMAWHTLPEHQPLGSVNLARKKVYQEIAKARRNNIQSRLQEPQPYSEVMDDPQ from the coding sequence ATGATTCAATCCAATCTATCCCCTACCGACCAAAAAACAGCGACCGACACCATTATCGAAATCGATCTTCAAGTTCAAGCCGAGAAAGGACCAGACCTGCGTAAAGATCATCCCAAAAGTCACGGCTTAGTTCGAGGAGAATTTATTGTCGCCGACGGCATTCCCAAAGAACTGCAAGTCGGTATTTTTGCTAAACCAAAGACCTATCCAATCTGGGTTCGTTTCTCCAATGCTTCTGACGCTGAAAAGCGGGGCAAACTTAAGTCCGATCTCGAACCAGATATTCGTGCTATGGCGATCAAACTGATGAATGTAGACGGTGAAAAAGTCCTCGATGACGAGGAAGATACTCAAGATTTTCTGCTGATAAATCATCCTGTTTTTATGGTCAAAGATGCTGAAGGATTTGCCAATCTAATGAAAGCCAGTGTTGGTCGAGCAACAGAAGCAGAATTAAAATCACTAGAACCTACCTTTGAAGTCCTCAAAGCAATTACTAGCAAACAAGTTACCAATCCCCTGCTAATTCAATATTGGAGTACGACTCCCTATCAATTTGGTTCTCAGGAAATCAAGTTTTCTGTAAAACCCCATCAGCAGGATACTTCCAATTCAACTTCCCATTCCGAAAATTTTCTGCGTAAAGCAATGGTCGAACACTTATCAGAAGATATTAAAGATGCAACCTTTGACTTCCTGGTGCAGTTCTATGTCAACGAGGAGAAAACCCCAATTGAAGATCCGATGCAGGAGTGGCAAGAAGCAGATTCTCCTTTTGTTAAATTGGCAACCGTCAGAATTCCCGCTCAGAAGTTTGACTTCGAGGAGCGCAAACGATTGGATGAAGGACTATCGTTTATGGCTTGGCATACTTTGCCCGAACATCAGCCGTTAGGCAGCGTCAATCTCGCTCGCAAAAAAGTCTATCAAGAGATAGCCAAGGCACGACGGAATAATATTCAAAGCCGTCTCCAAGAACCACAACCATACAGTGAAGTTATGGACGATCCTCAGTAG
- a CDS encoding DUF1622 domain-containing protein — translation MKQESSRESLVSLLLPLALILGLVLLSRDSEQTYLTIESIGALERWLRVTVGYLAAGAEIAAAVVIGGAIARGISNYIRQFFSRRQRLDVSEVIRLQLGRGLALGLEFTIASDILRSGVAPTRQDISNLAAIVLLRTLLNYFLAREIRQGEANRLSEKIDL, via the coding sequence ATGAAACAAGAGTCGTCGCGAGAGTCTTTGGTAAGTTTACTGTTACCACTCGCCCTGATTTTAGGATTGGTGCTGCTGAGTCGAGATTCAGAGCAAACCTATCTAACAATCGAGTCTATTGGTGCATTAGAGCGATGGTTGCGAGTCACCGTTGGATATTTGGCAGCAGGGGCAGAAATTGCCGCAGCAGTTGTTATCGGTGGGGCGATCGCTAGAGGAATCTCGAACTATATACGGCAGTTCTTCTCGCGGCGGCAGCGGCTTGATGTCAGCGAAGTAATACGTCTGCAATTGGGTCGGGGGCTAGCACTTGGTTTAGAATTTACCATTGCCAGCGACATTCTTCGTTCGGGTGTTGCGCCGACGCGCCAAGACATTTCCAATCTAGCAGCGATCGTTTTGTTACGAACCTTACTCAACTATTTTTTAGCAAGAGAAATTCGTCAAGGAGAGGCAAATCGTTTGTCAGAAAAAATCGATTTATAG
- a CDS encoding SWIM zinc finger domain-containing protein, which produces MINCTIIDYRVSIGLREDEVNTACCSCSSDFEGWCQHIVATWLVCLRQPEAIEQRQSLEQILERLNEAQTQTLIQKLVAVKPELVND; this is translated from the coding sequence ATGATAAATTGTACAATTATTGATTATAGAGTTAGTATTGGCTTGAGAGAAGATGAAGTAAACACGGCTTGTTGTAGTTGTTCTAGTGATTTTGAAGGATGGTGCCAACATATCGTGGCAACATGGTTAGTATGCTTGCGCCAACCAGAAGCGATCGAACAGCGTCAGAGTTTAGAACAAATTTTAGAGCGTCTTAACGAAGCTCAAACCCAAACTTTGATTCAAAAACTGGTGGCAGTTAAACCAGAATTAGTTAATGATTAA
- a CDS encoding endonuclease: MTTLLISVLVLGWLLAATIGTYAYFANEQNPK, from the coding sequence ATGACAACTCTTTTAATTAGTGTTTTAGTTTTGGGCTGGCTTTTAGCTGCTACTATCGGCACTTATGCCTATTTTGCCAACGAGCAAAACCCTAAATAA
- a CDS encoding nucleoside deaminase — MVNDGDIQHLRRCIELATEALMLGDEPFGSVLVAADGEVLFEARNHVASGDRTRHPEFEIARWAAANLTSEDRAEATVYTSGEHCPMCAAAHGWVGLGRIVYVSSSEQLATWLSELGVPAPPVRTLPICEVVPNVVVDGPVPSLVEQVHELHRRFHSSS; from the coding sequence ATGGTGAACGATGGAGACATACAGCATCTGCGTCGGTGCATAGAACTTGCAACTGAGGCTCTAATGTTAGGTGACGAGCCATTCGGCTCTGTACTTGTAGCAGCGGATGGAGAGGTTCTGTTTGAAGCTCGCAATCACGTTGCTTCAGGCGATCGAACCCGTCATCCAGAGTTCGAGATTGCACGGTGGGCTGCGGCGAATCTGACCTCGGAAGACAGAGCAGAAGCAACTGTCTATACCTCTGGTGAGCATTGTCCAATGTGTGCCGCAGCACATGGCTGGGTCGGGTTGGGACGTATAGTGTATGTGAGTTCCTCCGAGCAATTGGCAACGTGGCTTAGCGAACTTGGAGTTCCAGCACCTCCCGTACGAACTCTACCAATCTGTGAAGTAGTTCCAAACGTGGTAGTTGATGGTCCAGTTCCAAGTCTTGTCGAACAGGTGCATGAGTTACATCGTCGTTTCCATAGCTCATCATAG
- a CDS encoding GMC family oxidoreductase codes for MTQYDYIVIGAGSAGCVVANRLTQDPKTTVLLIEAGNPDTKPEIKIPLECTRLPGTEVDWGYFSEPEPYLKNRQIFCPRGKVLGGSSAINFLLYTRGNHYDYDRWQELGNPGWGDRDLLPYFKKSEHQQRGADAYHGVDGELSVTNVLNPAPISQRFVDAAVALGYQPNPDFNGARQEGVGYFQFTVKDGKRHSAAAAFLLPILQRPNLTTITGALVTRLLFEDTRTIGVEYLHEGKLHQVKINSEVILSAGSFDSPKLLMLSGIGDKKCLENLNIPIVVDLPGVGQNLQDHILVPVPYEATQDLHTKTTSNGIAETGLFMHSKNNRETAPDLELVFGPILWSPPGYPNSGLGFTGLVVLNHPHNIGSVSLRSPDSQDTPMIRLNYLQSQSDVEKLIEGIRLMRKLFDSSAFDEFRGREVAPGAEATSDEALDTYIRETCGTVFHPVGTCKMGTDSMAVVDPELRVRGVEGLRIVDASIMPTIITGHTNAPIIAIAEKAADLIKTSSSILERAKITTANLIIN; via the coding sequence ATGACTCAATATGACTACATCGTAATTGGTGCGGGTTCGGCAGGCTGCGTAGTTGCCAACCGTCTGACGCAAGATCCTAAAACAACCGTACTATTAATCGAAGCGGGAAACCCCGATACCAAACCAGAAATTAAAATTCCATTAGAATGTACGCGCTTACCAGGTACAGAAGTAGACTGGGGCTATTTCTCCGAACCAGAACCCTATCTCAAAAATCGCCAAATCTTTTGTCCTCGCGGCAAAGTCTTGGGGGGTAGCAGTGCGATAAATTTCTTGCTCTATACACGAGGCAATCATTACGATTACGATCGCTGGCAAGAATTAGGAAATCCTGGGTGGGGCGATCGAGATTTACTGCCTTATTTTAAAAAATCCGAACACCAGCAAAGAGGAGCTGACGCATATCATGGTGTGGATGGGGAGTTGAGCGTTACCAATGTCCTTAACCCCGCTCCAATTTCACAACGATTTGTAGATGCAGCAGTAGCATTAGGATATCAGCCAAATCCTGATTTCAACGGCGCACGACAGGAGGGTGTGGGATATTTTCAGTTTACTGTTAAGGACGGAAAAAGACACAGTGCAGCAGCAGCATTCCTCTTACCCATTCTCCAGCGTCCCAATCTAACGACGATAACAGGAGCTTTGGTAACTAGGTTATTGTTTGAGGATACTCGTACTATTGGGGTGGAATACTTGCACGAAGGCAAACTGCACCAGGTTAAAATTAACTCGGAAGTAATTCTCAGTGCTGGCTCGTTCGATTCGCCTAAACTGCTGATGCTTTCTGGTATCGGCGATAAAAAATGCCTGGAAAACTTGAATATTCCCATAGTTGTTGACTTACCTGGTGTCGGTCAAAACCTGCAAGATCATATTCTCGTTCCAGTACCCTACGAAGCGACTCAGGATTTACATACGAAAACCACCAGTAATGGCATCGCTGAAACTGGATTGTTTATGCACAGCAAAAATAATCGAGAAACCGCACCAGATTTAGAGCTAGTCTTTGGTCCGATCCTTTGGTCGCCGCCAGGCTATCCCAACTCTGGATTGGGTTTTACGGGTTTAGTTGTTTTAAACCATCCCCACAACATTGGCAGTGTCAGTTTGCGTTCGCCCGATTCACAAGATACACCAATGATTCGGCTGAATTATTTGCAAAGTCAATCTGACGTAGAAAAGCTGATTGAAGGAATTAGATTAATGCGTAAGTTATTTGATAGTAGTGCTTTTGATGAGTTTCGAGGTAGAGAAGTTGCACCTGGTGCCGAGGCAACTAGTGATGAAGCTTTAGACACTTACATTCGGGAAACTTGCGGTACTGTATTTCATCCTGTCGGCACTTGTAAAATGGGAACCGATTCGATGGCAGTGGTAGACCCCGAATTACGGGTACGTGGAGTTGAAGGATTGCGGATCGTCGATGCTTCAATTATGCCAACTATAATTACAGGACATACAAACGCTCCTATCATTGCAATTGCCGAAAAAGCAGCAGATTTAATTAAAACCTCAAGTAGCATTTTAGAGCGAGCAAAGATAACTACTGCTAACTTAATCATTAACTAA
- a CDS encoding response regulator transcription factor, protein MTQRAANPPESTIIRVLIVDDHPFMREGLAAVIDFKLDMSVVARACNGHEAVELFRQHQPDVTLMDLRLPEMNGVEAIATICAEFAEARIIVLTTYDGDEDIYRGLRAGAKGYVLKDAEPEELLAAIRAVYKGQQYIPPVVGAKLAERMRCPELSDRELEVLRLMATGKSNLEIGTILSIAEGTVKFHVKNILSKLEVGDRTQAMIVALKRGIITL, encoded by the coding sequence ATGACGCAGAGAGCCGCTAATCCTCCCGAATCCACTATTATCCGCGTCTTAATCGTTGACGATCATCCTTTCATGCGAGAGGGTTTAGCAGCAGTTATCGATTTCAAATTAGATATGAGTGTGGTCGCTAGAGCCTGCAACGGTCATGAAGCCGTAGAATTATTCCGTCAACATCAACCAGATGTCACACTGATGGATTTGCGGCTGCCCGAAATGAATGGTGTTGAAGCGATCGCTACCATTTGTGCTGAGTTTGCCGAGGCGCGGATTATCGTTCTGACCACTTACGATGGCGACGAAGACATTTATCGAGGACTGCGAGCGGGCGCAAAGGGCTATGTTTTAAAAGATGCAGAACCAGAAGAACTACTCGCAGCAATTAGAGCAGTTTATAAAGGACAACAGTACATACCTCCCGTCGTAGGTGCCAAACTAGCAGAGCGCATGCGGTGTCCCGAACTGAGCGATCGCGAATTGGAAGTGCTACGTCTGATGGCAACGGGTAAGAGCAATTTAGAAATTGGTACTATCCTATCGATCGCGGAGGGAACGGTCAAATTTCATGTCAAAAATATTTTGAGCAAACTGGAAGTAGGCGATCGCACTCAAGCGATGATTGTTGCTCTAAAGCGTGGCATCATTACGCTTTAA
- a CDS encoding nitroreductase family protein, producing MSAKTATTDHPIHKLLAERWSPYAFQERRVLEADLLSLFEAARWSASSYNEQPWNYIVATKENPAYFQQLLSCLVEANQIWAKNAPVLALSIAKLRFTLNNQENRAAIYDLGLASGNLVVEATARGICVHQMIGILPDKARAIFSIPEGFEVWTVLAIGYQGDPKTEERDLSPRQRKSLEQFVFSGKWGNPAPLVT from the coding sequence ATGTCTGCAAAAACAGCAACAACTGACCATCCAATCCACAAATTACTAGCAGAACGCTGGAGTCCTTATGCCTTCCAAGAGCGTCGGGTTTTGGAAGCCGATCTCCTTTCGTTATTCGAGGCTGCGCGGTGGTCGGCATCTTCTTACAACGAGCAACCCTGGAATTATATCGTAGCTACCAAGGAGAACCCCGCCTATTTTCAACAACTTCTATCATGTCTTGTCGAAGCCAATCAGATTTGGGCGAAAAATGCTCCCGTTCTAGCTTTAAGCATTGCCAAACTTAGATTTACTCTCAATAACCAAGAAAATCGAGCAGCAATTTATGACCTCGGACTTGCCAGTGGCAATCTCGTGGTAGAAGCAACAGCAAGAGGAATTTGCGTCCATCAAATGATTGGTATTCTTCCCGACAAGGCACGCGCTATCTTCTCTATACCTGAAGGTTTTGAGGTGTGGACGGTTCTAGCGATCGGCTATCAAGGAGATCCGAAAACAGAGGAACGCGACCTGTCACCAAGACAAAGAAAGTCACTGGAGCAATTTGTATTCAGCGGCAAGTGGGGAAATCCTGCACCGCTCGTAACTTAG
- a CDS encoding isopenicillin N synthase family oxygenase: MYRSKYSCVNQAVSEKIPIIDFALFTEGNKSRRSAIAAEIYLACQEIGFMYLKNPGIDSDLITETFKRSQKFFNLTLAEKNKLAWSDEFSNRGYVGVGRERLDDSKPGDLKEAYNIGKEIDPTWLSTTHPSLYYNRWLERDEGFRQTMLDFFSACNAAAMNLCEAMAIALGLPESFFVHKHDRQDNTLRLLHYPPIEQTPSSGQLRAGEHSDYGSFTLLFQDAVGGLEVRNARGEWIEAPFIPETVLLNTGDLMQRWTNHVFCSTKHRVRIPQDRRAKQSRYSIAFFCHPNHDTEISCLETCQSVEHPTLYPPITAGDYLLSRLQATY; the protein is encoded by the coding sequence GTGTATAGAAGTAAATATAGTTGCGTCAATCAAGCCGTGTCCGAAAAAATTCCTATTATCGACTTTGCCCTCTTTACAGAAGGAAACAAATCACGAAGAAGTGCTATTGCTGCTGAAATTTACCTCGCTTGCCAGGAAATAGGGTTTATGTACCTCAAAAATCCAGGTATCGATTCGGATTTGATTACAGAAACTTTTAAGCGATCTCAAAAGTTTTTCAACCTGACTTTAGCTGAAAAAAATAAGCTGGCATGGTCAGATGAATTTAGCAATCGCGGTTATGTTGGAGTAGGACGAGAACGTCTTGACGATAGCAAACCAGGGGATTTAAAGGAAGCATATAATATCGGTAAGGAGATTGACCCAACCTGGTTAAGTACAACGCATCCTTCTCTATATTACAATCGCTGGCTCGAACGAGATGAAGGCTTTCGGCAGACGATGTTAGATTTCTTTTCTGCCTGTAATGCTGCTGCCATGAACCTTTGCGAAGCGATGGCGATCGCACTAGGTCTTCCCGAATCTTTTTTCGTCCACAAGCATGACCGACAGGACAACACTCTAAGACTTCTCCACTATCCACCCATCGAACAAACTCCCTCATCAGGACAGCTAAGAGCAGGAGAACATTCAGATTATGGTAGTTTCACCCTTCTATTTCAAGATGCCGTCGGAGGTTTAGAAGTGCGTAATGCTCGTGGTGAATGGATTGAAGCACCCTTTATTCCTGAAACCGTTCTGCTTAATACAGGAGATCTAATGCAACGCTGGACGAATCATGTATTTTGCTCCACCAAACACCGTGTCAGAATCCCTCAAGATCGAAGGGCAAAGCAATCTCGATATTCAATCGCTTTCTTTTGCCATCCCAACCACGATACTGAAATTAGCTGCCTAGAAACCTGTCAGAGTGTCGAACATCCGACTCTTTATCCTCCTATTACTGCTGGAGATTATCTTCTTTCTCGCCTTCAGGCTACATATTAG
- the dps gene encoding DNA starvation/stationary phase protection protein Dps: MDNLTATRANRDKPKSLVYSTRIDLATEIRSQVNILLNQSLATAIDLKSQIKYAHWNVKGQDFYQLHLLFDEIASEVEEFIDLIAERVTTLGGEALGTVRIAAERSQLPEYPFAAVDGMAHIAALANCLAIYAKSLRQNIEQTNELGDMDTNDLFIEISRASEKRLWFLEAHLQTLLSQS, translated from the coding sequence ATGGATAACTTAACAGCTACAAGAGCTAATCGGGATAAGCCTAAATCATTAGTTTACTCAACCCGAATCGATCTCGCTACAGAAATTCGATCGCAAGTCAATATTTTACTCAATCAAAGTTTAGCTACTGCGATCGATTTAAAGTCTCAGATTAAATACGCTCATTGGAATGTCAAAGGTCAAGACTTCTATCAATTGCATCTACTGTTTGATGAAATTGCTTCAGAAGTCGAAGAGTTTATCGATCTAATCGCCGAACGGGTCACAACCCTCGGAGGAGAGGCACTAGGAACCGTCCGAATTGCTGCCGAGCGATCGCAACTACCCGAATATCCCTTTGCTGCTGTCGATGGCATGGCTCATATAGCTGCTCTTGCCAACTGCTTGGCGATTTATGCTAAATCCCTCCGCCAAAACATCGAGCAAACGAATGAACTGGGTGACATGGATACCAACGATCTCTTTATTGAGATTTCACGGGCGAGCGAAAAACGACTGTGGTTTTTAGAAGCCCACTTACAAACCTTACTTTCTCAATCTTAA
- a CDS encoding alternative oxidase yields MRLDFGAIVMKALIRSLVVFFVFVVDVIYRNRSYPRFYVLETIARVPYFSYLSVLHFYETIGFWRRSDWLKVHFAETWNEFHHLLIMESLKGDRYWLDRFIAQHIAIVYYWIVVPLYMLFPRYAYYLMELIESHAYHTYDKYLQVHEAELKAQKAPQVAIDFYRDGDLYMFEEVQTTAEREFRRPKVDNLYDVFVNIRDDECEHVKTMKALQKPEAKVTFHSPHTIFKVLVANADKSS; encoded by the coding sequence ATGCGTTTAGATTTTGGAGCAATAGTGATGAAAGCCTTAATTCGCTCGCTCGTCGTTTTTTTTGTCTTCGTAGTCGATGTCATTTACAGAAATCGTTCTTACCCTCGGTTTTACGTACTAGAAACTATCGCCCGCGTGCCTTATTTTTCTTATCTCTCGGTACTGCATTTTTACGAGACGATAGGGTTTTGGCGCAGATCGGACTGGTTAAAAGTTCATTTTGCCGAAACCTGGAACGAGTTTCATCATTTATTAATTATGGAATCTTTAAAAGGCGATCGCTATTGGCTCGATCGCTTCATTGCTCAACATATTGCTATAGTTTATTACTGGATTGTCGTGCCACTTTATATGCTGTTTCCCAGGTACGCTTATTACTTAATGGAACTGATTGAAAGTCATGCCTATCATACCTACGACAAATATTTGCAGGTACATGAAGCAGAATTAAAAGCTCAAAAAGCTCCTCAAGTGGCGATTGACTTTTATCGTGATGGCGATCTCTATATGTTTGAAGAAGTCCAGACGACAGCCGAACGAGAATTTCGTCGTCCGAAAGTAGATAATCTCTACGACGTGTTTGTTAATATCCGCGACGATGAATGCGAACACGTCAAAACCATGAAGGCACTCCAGAAACCAGAAGCAAAGGTAACTTTTCATAGTCCCCATACGATTTTCAAAGTTCTCGTTGCCAACGCAGATAAATCTAGCTAA
- the arfB gene encoding alternative ribosome rescue aminoacyl-tRNA hydrolase ArfB gives MLKISEQLSVPSSEIELKAVRSTGAGGQNVNKVATAIHLRFDLEASSLPDRYKYKLLKLNDSRISTDGVVVIKAQQFRTQQQNREDALRRLKDLIKSVSTPKKKRLPTKPSKGAKRRRLDSKAKRSQLKTSRKKVDYD, from the coding sequence ATGTTAAAAATTTCAGAGCAACTTAGTGTTCCCAGTAGTGAAATAGAGTTAAAAGCTGTACGCTCGACTGGAGCAGGTGGACAAAATGTAAACAAGGTAGCTACTGCAATACATTTACGATTCGATCTTGAAGCTTCTTCACTTCCCGACCGCTACAAATACAAGCTGTTGAAGTTAAATGATTCTAGAATATCAACCGATGGTGTTGTTGTTATTAAAGCCCAACAGTTCCGTACTCAGCAGCAGAATAGAGAAGATGCTTTAAGGCGACTTAAGGATTTAATCAAAAGCGTATCAACTCCCAAGAAGAAGCGACTTCCAACCAAGCCGAGCAAAGGAGCAAAGAGACGACGGTTAGATAGCAAAGCCAAACGAAGTCAACTAAAGACATCAAGAAAAAAGGTTGATTATGATTAG